The Streptomyces sp. NBC_01276 genome contains the following window.
CCCGCCGCCTGCGCACCCAGGTCCGTACCGAGACCTCCCCCGATTCGCCGATGATCGCCATCACCGGGATGTCCAAGAGCCCCTCCGAGGCCGCCGACATCGCCAACGCCGTCGCCGACGCGCTCACCCTGAGCAGCAACCAGGCCGCCAAGAACACCGGCGTGCAACTGCTCCTGTTCAACCAGGCCGTCGCGCCCGCCGACCCCGCCTCCCCGTCGGCCCCCGTCAGCGGCGCCGTCGGACTGTGCGCGGGCGGGCTGCTGGGCGGGCTGTGGCTGCTGGCCCGGCCCGGCCGCCGCAAGCAGGAGGACGAGGCGCTGCCGGTCGTGGAGGAGTACGCCTCGCTGCCCGCCCAGGGCGAGCACTCCGAGACCAAGGAGAAGGAGTCCGTGCGATGACGCGGGGCTCCACCGGGGCCCTGACGGTGACGATGTGCCGCGACCCCCGGCAGTTCGCCGCGCTGGAGGAACCGTGGAACCGGCTCGTCCGGGGCTGTCGCACCGCCACCCCCTTCCAGAGCCACGCCTGGCTCCACTCGTGGTGGCTCTCGTACGGGAAGGAGGGCCGGCTGCGGGTCCTGCTCGTGCGGCGGGGCGAGGAACTGGTCGGCGCCGCCGCGCTGATGCTCGTACACCGGCCGCTGCCGCGGCTGGTGCCGCTGGGCGGGCCCATCACCGACTACTTCGACGTGCTCGTGGCCGACGGGTACGCCGGCCAGGTCGTGCCCGCCCTGGCCCACGGGCTGCACCGGGCCGCCCGCAGCGCGGTCGTGGACCTGCGCGAGGTACGGCCGGGGGCGGCGGCCGAGGCACTGTACGAGGCGTGGCCCGGGGTGACCGGCAAACTGGCCGACTCCACCTGCATGGAACTGCCCGCGCTGCCCTTCGACGAGCTCGTCAAACGGATGCCGGCCTCCGGCGCCCAGCGGGTGCGGGCCAAGCTGCGCAAGACCGACGCCGCCGGGATCGAGGAGCACGAGGTCACCGAGGACGAGGTGCCGGGGGCCGTACGGACCCTGCTGCGGCTCCACGAGAAGCAGTGGCGCGGCCGGGGGGTCACCCCCGAACACCTGCGGCCCCGGTTCGCCGAGCACCTGACCCGGGCCACCCGGCGGATGGTGCGGGCGGGGGAGGGGCGGCTGACGGAGTTCCGGCTGGACGGCGCGGTGGTGGCGGCCAACGTCACGCTGCTGTCCGCCGGGCTGAGCGGCGGCTACCTGTACGGCGCCGATCCGGAACTGAGGGAGCGCAAGGTCGACGTCGCGGCGCTGCTGCTGCGCTACGAGGCCGGCCGGGCCCTGGCCGAGGGACGGCCGGTGGTGAGCTTCCTGCGCGGCAACGAGCCGTACAAGAACCACTGGCGTCCCGAGACGGTCGTCAACCAGCGTCTCCTGCTGGCCACCAACGCGCTCGCGCCCCTGCTGCGGCTGCACGAGTCGCAGGTCACGGGGCGCGAGCGGGCGGTGGACGCGCTGCGCGAGGCGCTGCCGGCCGCCCGGGACTGGCGGGCGCGGCTGAACGAACTGCGGGTGCGATGACCCGTCTAGAAGGGCCAGAAGCCGGAGTTCTTGCCCCAGTCGAGCGTGATGCAGACCGTCTGCCTGCCGACCAGCTTGTTCAGCCACTCGCCGAAGTTGAGCGGGACGCACCACTGCGTGCTGTTGGCGGTCGGTTCGGGGGCGGGCGGCTTCGGCGCCGGACTGGGGACGGGCACGGGGGCGGGGACGGGGACGGGGGTGGGGACGAGCGGGCTCGGCGACGCGGGCACCGAGACCTCGGGCGTCGGCGCCGGCGGGAACACCGGCGGGACGGACACCCCGGGATCGGGCTTGGGCTTGGGCTCGGGCGCGGGCTCGGGAGTCGGCGTCGGGGCCGGGCTCGTACCCGTGCTCGGGCCGGGGACGACCGGGGGCACGACCGGGGGGTCGGACGCCTCCGGGGTGGGGGTCGGCGTCGGGACCGCTGGTGCGGGCACCTGCGGGGTCGGGACCTGCGGGGTCGGGACGACCGGCGTCGGGACGACCGGCGTCGGGACCACCGGAGTGGGCATCACCGGGGTCGGGACGACCGGGGTCGGGACCACGGGCGTCGGGACCACCGGGGGCGTGGGCTCGACCGGCACCCGCGGGGTCAGCGCCTCGCGGAAGACCTTCGACGACTCCGGGTTCTGCTTGCACTGCCACACGCCGTGCGGGCAGTAGTCGGTGATGGTGTGGTAGAGCGGCTTGTGCTGCTCGATCCACTTCAGCATGCGCCGCACGTACTCCGCGTTGTCCCCGTTGCGGAACAGCCCCCACTCCGGGAACGAGATCTCCTTGCCGTGTGCCTTCGCGAAGTCGACGTGCGCCTGGAGCCCGTACGGCTGAGTGATCTGGTCCTCGAAGGTCCGGCCCGGCGCCTGGTCGTACGAATCCATGCCGATGACGTCGACCACGTCGTCGCCCGGGTAGCACTTGGTCCAGCCGATCGCGTCCGCCCCCCGGCTGGGGGCGAAATCGAACTTGAACCGCTGGCCGGGAACGGCGCGCATCGCGTTGACGACGCGCTTCCAGTACGCCTTCCAGTTCTCCGGGTCGGGCCCGCAGCGGTGGGTGTACGTGGTGCCGTTCATCTCCCAGCCGAGCACGACGACCGTGTCCGGCACCCCCAGCGCCACCAGCCGTTCGGCCAGCTTCGTGAAGTGCCGGTCGTACTGGCCCTGCGCGCCGGCCCGGATCAGCTGGACCACCTGCCAGTCCGGGACCCGGCCCTCGTTCCGGGCCTGCATGGGCACGTTCAGCACGAACATCCGGTCGTCCTCGGCCTGCCGCCACTCGGCCCAGTCCGCCAGGAAGGGCACGTTGCCCTCGATGCCCGCCCACTGGTCACCGGGCAGATACGTGTGCCCGACCCGGATCTCCTTGCCGCCCAGCCAGCGCGACAGGTACGGGATCCGGGCGACGCCGGACGGCCCGTAGTCGAGGTAGGCGCCCATGGCGATGTCGGAGCCCCTGGGCTCTTCCTCCGGTGCGGCCAGGGCGGCCCCGGTGGCGAGCAGCCCGGCCGTGACCGTACCGATGCAGGTGCTCGCCAGTCGGCGGCGTGGTCTGGGCATGGCGTCTCCCGAGCTTTCCCGAACCGGTGTGCTTGCCGACGACGTTAGACATCACATCTGACGAATGGCCTGTCCGATGGCCTTTGCCTAGGCCATTCGCAGCTGCGCATCCTGCCCGCTTGGTCCGACTAGGTGAAAGACACCGTTTCCATGCACGCGTTCGCCAACCATGTGCCCGCTGTTCTGCTCAGACTCGATCGGAATCCGTTCCACCACGGAACCCTCGGCGCCGTCAGATCGCTTGGGCGCAAGGGCGTGGAGGTCCATGCCGTCGTCGAAGCCGGGGGAGGTCCCATGGGGCGTTCGCGGTACCTGCGCGCCACGCACCCCGGACCCGACGGGGGGCTCGACCCCGAAGCGCCCGAGGCGTTGCTGGAGTGCCTGACCGGGGTGTCGAAGCGGATCGGGCGGCCGGCGGTGCTCATCGCCATGGACGACCTGAGCGCCATCGCCGTCTCCAGGGTCGCCCCGATGCTGACGGACCGTTTCCGGATCCCCCATCAGCCCGACAACCTGCCCGCCCGCGTGGCCGACAAGGCGGAGCTGTCGCGGCTCTGCGCCCGCTGGGGCGTCCCGCACCCGGAGACGGTGATCCCGGCGAGCGGGGCCGAGGCGGCCGAGGCCGCCTGGCGGCTCGGCCTGCCGGTGGTGGCCAAATGGAGCCGGCCGTGGCTGCTGCCCGCCGCCGTCGGACTGCGCAGCACCACCCTGGTGCACGGCGTCGCGGAGGCGCGGCGGCTGTACGAACGCTCGGCGGAGGCCGGGAGCCGCCTGCTGCTCCAGCGGTTCCTGCCCGCCGGCCCCGACACCGACTGGTTCTTCCACGGGGCCTTCGCCCGGGGCGGGCGCCCGCTGCTCGCCGGGTCCGGCCGCAAGGAGCTGTCCTGGCCGGTGCGGACGGGGCTGACGGCGGTCGGACGGTGGCTGCCGGACCCGGCCGTGGAGGAGTCGGGGCTGCGGCTCGCCGAACGGCTCGGCTACCAGGGGATCCTGGACCTCGACTTCCGGTGCGACGAGCGGGGCACCTTCCGCCTGGTGGACTTCAACCCGCGCCCCGGCGCGCAGTTCCGGCTGTTCACGGACGACCGTGGGCTGGACGTGGTCCAGGCGATGTACCTCGATCTGACGGGGCAACGGGTCCCGG
Protein-coding sequences here:
- a CDS encoding lipopolysaccharide biosynthesis protein — protein: MADTADQKKSDHRPDHRPDHRSERKRRLLPPPAWWPLPACALLGLAAGGAYGVLKAPEYAATGYVVAVPNETTEPATALGFAQAYGRIATSSSTLAYAQPRAGIDARRLRTQVRTETSPDSPMIAITGMSKSPSEAADIANAVADALTLSSNQAAKNTGVQLLLFNQAVAPADPASPSAPVSGAVGLCAGGLLGGLWLLARPGRRKQEDEALPVVEEYASLPAQGEHSETKEKESVR
- a CDS encoding GNAT family N-acetyltransferase, whose product is MTRGSTGALTVTMCRDPRQFAALEEPWNRLVRGCRTATPFQSHAWLHSWWLSYGKEGRLRVLLVRRGEELVGAAALMLVHRPLPRLVPLGGPITDYFDVLVADGYAGQVVPALAHGLHRAARSAVVDLREVRPGAAAEALYEAWPGVTGKLADSTCMELPALPFDELVKRMPASGAQRVRAKLRKTDAAGIEEHEVTEDEVPGAVRTLLRLHEKQWRGRGVTPEHLRPRFAEHLTRATRRMVRAGEGRLTEFRLDGAVVAANVTLLSAGLSGGYLYGADPELRERKVDVAALLLRYEAGRALAEGRPVVSFLRGNEPYKNHWRPETVVNQRLLLATNALAPLLRLHESQVTGRERAVDALREALPAARDWRARLNELRVR
- a CDS encoding glycoside hydrolase family 26 protein translates to MPRPRRRLASTCIGTVTAGLLATGAALAAPEEEPRGSDIAMGAYLDYGPSGVARIPYLSRWLGGKEIRVGHTYLPGDQWAGIEGNVPFLADWAEWRQAEDDRMFVLNVPMQARNEGRVPDWQVVQLIRAGAQGQYDRHFTKLAERLVALGVPDTVVVLGWEMNGTTYTHRCGPDPENWKAYWKRVVNAMRAVPGQRFKFDFAPSRGADAIGWTKCYPGDDVVDVIGMDSYDQAPGRTFEDQITQPYGLQAHVDFAKAHGKEISFPEWGLFRNGDNAEYVRRMLKWIEQHKPLYHTITDYCPHGVWQCKQNPESSKVFREALTPRVPVEPTPPVVPTPVVPTPVVPTPVMPTPVVPTPVVPTPVVPTPQVPTPQVPAPAVPTPTPTPEASDPPVVPPVVPGPSTGTSPAPTPTPEPAPEPKPKPDPGVSVPPVFPPAPTPEVSVPASPSPLVPTPVPVPAPVPVPSPAPKPPAPEPTANSTQWCVPLNFGEWLNKLVGRQTVCITLDWGKNSGFWPF
- a CDS encoding ATP-grasp domain-containing protein, encoding MGRSRYLRATHPGPDGGLDPEAPEALLECLTGVSKRIGRPAVLIAMDDLSAIAVSRVAPMLTDRFRIPHQPDNLPARVADKAELSRLCARWGVPHPETVIPASGAEAAEAAWRLGLPVVAKWSRPWLLPAAVGLRSTTLVHGVAEARRLYERSAEAGSRLLLQRFLPAGPDTDWFFHGAFARGGRPLLAGSGRKELSWPVRTGLTAVGRWLPDPAVEESGLRLAERLGYQGILDLDFRCDERGTFRLVDFNPRPGAQFRLFTDDRGLDVVQAMYLDLTGQRVPEPVGGPGRVFVAENYALLAAVRGRRLPAATTVRADGAGTAAAGAGRDQGPGPAGGPGALGALGAAGAVGAAGAVGAAGALGALGESGASSASGGTGVSGLPGVPGPVPPGGRRTAEAGPVLPAVRRPEPEPGQVPRTPPDGGPAPAAGPADGAQAPPAALPPPAAPAPSAAPAPPAGRRPGPVRAAPPRERRGRVEAAWFAADDLGPFLAMLGAFLGRGLGKGARALRGVPEQGRRGARAVRAPRQRGGERPGPPARRTPPEAPAEPDELVTR